A single genomic interval of Chloracidobacterium validum harbors:
- the nuoF gene encoding NADH-quinone oxidoreductase subunit NuoF, translated as MQTKLLTKRFETPNSRSIETYLADGGYTGLRKALTTMQPAEVIEEVKKSSLRGRGGAGFPTGMKWGFVPVNSPKPKYVVCNADESEPGTCKDRELMEKDPHQLVEGLLIAAYALLSRQVFIYIRGEYWYLIAILEQAIAEARAQGFVGKSICGTDFDCEIVVHPGAGAYICGEETALLNSLEGYRGHPRIKPPFPAVAGLYGCPTVVNNVETFCAVPHIVVNGGDWYRGLGTEKSGGTKIFSVSGHVNRPGNYEVRMGYPLKQLIEEDCGGIRGGRKLKAVIPGGSSVPIMTAEEVEQATLDYEGMVKAGSMLGSGGVIVMDETTDIFMTTYNLIHFYNHESCGWCTPCREGTDWLLKLFKKIARGEGTTADLDTIKRLCPNIEGRSHCPLGDAAVWPITSAMKKFPEDFLKHVKPVAAPAAA; from the coding sequence ATGCAGACCAAACTCCTGACCAAGCGATTTGAAACGCCTAACTCCCGCAGCATCGAAACGTACCTTGCCGACGGTGGCTACACTGGGCTGAGAAAGGCCCTGACGACGATGCAGCCGGCAGAAGTGATTGAGGAAGTCAAAAAATCCTCCCTGCGGGGGCGCGGGGGCGCCGGCTTTCCCACCGGGATGAAGTGGGGGTTCGTTCCCGTCAACTCACCCAAGCCGAAGTACGTCGTCTGCAATGCCGATGAAAGCGAGCCGGGCACGTGCAAAGACCGCGAACTGATGGAAAAAGACCCACACCAGCTTGTTGAGGGGTTGCTGATTGCGGCCTACGCGCTGCTGTCCAGGCAAGTCTTCATCTACATTCGTGGCGAGTACTGGTACTTAATCGCGATCCTCGAGCAAGCAATTGCCGAGGCGCGCGCGCAGGGGTTTGTCGGAAAAAGCATCTGCGGCACGGATTTTGACTGCGAGATTGTCGTTCACCCAGGAGCTGGAGCCTACATTTGCGGCGAGGAAACGGCGCTGCTCAACTCACTGGAGGGCTACCGCGGGCATCCACGCATCAAGCCACCGTTTCCGGCCGTCGCCGGGCTATACGGCTGTCCGACGGTGGTCAACAACGTCGAGACGTTTTGCGCCGTGCCGCACATCGTCGTCAACGGCGGCGATTGGTACCGTGGCTTGGGGACGGAAAAATCCGGTGGGACGAAAATTTTCTCGGTCAGCGGTCACGTCAATCGTCCGGGCAACTATGAAGTCCGTATGGGCTATCCGCTCAAGCAACTGATTGAAGAAGACTGCGGTGGCATACGCGGCGGGCGCAAGCTCAAGGCCGTCATTCCGGGCGGGTCGTCAGTGCCGATTATGACGGCCGAGGAAGTTGAGCAAGCCACGCTGGACTACGAAGGGATGGTCAAGGCCGGTTCGATGCTCGGTTCCGGGGGCGTGATCGTCATGGATGAGACAACGGACATCTTCATGACGACCTACAACTTGATCCATTTTTACAATCACGAATCCTGCGGCTGGTGTACGCCCTGTCGGGAGGGCACGGATTGGTTGCTCAAGCTCTTCAAGAAAATCGCGCGCGGCGAAGGCACGACGGCCGACCTGGACACCATCAAGCGCCTGTGCCCAAACATCGAGGGACGGTCGCATTGTCCCCTGGGTGATGCGGCAGTGTGGCCGATTACAAGCGCGATGAAAAAATTCCCGGAAGACTTTCTCAAGCACGTCAAACCGGTTGCCGCTCCGGCAGCCGCCTAA
- a CDS encoding D-glycero-alpha-D-manno-heptose-1,7-bisphosphate 7-phosphatase yields MPEAPRRAIFFDRDGTLNEEVGYINHLSRFRLLPMAAAAVRAVKAAGWRAIVVTNQAGAARGYFPGWMIDAVHERLREDLAAAGAELDAVYVCPHHPTVGEPPYRLDCACRKPKPGLLLQAAQDFGLDLTQCVVIGDRYSDVQLAHRVGARGVLVLTGYGRGEYEHYRDGWLRQPDFIAEDALAAVVWALA; encoded by the coding sequence ATGCCGGAAGCACCGCGCCGGGCCATCTTTTTCGACCGCGATGGCACGCTGAATGAAGAGGTTGGCTACATTAACCACCTGTCGCGCTTTCGGCTGTTGCCGATGGCGGCCGCGGCCGTCCGTGCCGTCAAGGCTGCCGGCTGGCGGGCAATTGTCGTTACCAACCAGGCCGGCGCGGCACGGGGATACTTTCCCGGCTGGATGATTGATGCCGTCCACGAACGGTTACGGGAAGATTTGGCTGCCGCCGGGGCCGAACTCGACGCTGTCTATGTTTGTCCGCATCACCCGACGGTTGGCGAGCCGCCGTACCGCTTGGATTGTGCGTGTCGAAAGCCAAAGCCTGGCTTGCTGCTCCAGGCGGCACAGGATTTTGGGTTGGACCTGACGCAGTGTGTGGTGATTGGCGACCGCTACAGCGATGTGCAGTTGGCGCATCGCGTTGGCGCACGCGGCGTGTTAGTGCTAACCGGCTATGGACGTGGTGAGTATGAGCATTACCGCGATGGCTGGCTGCGTCAGCCGGACTTCATTGCCGAAGACGCCTTGGCCGCCGTCGTCTGGGCGCTCGCGTAA
- a CDS encoding outer membrane beta-barrel protein — translation MKKLIWLAFAAFCFSAVSYAQSTPSGRADVYGTYTFQNNRSNGDSLNANGFSVGTNLWLTKSFGINGEYTFGTGNRDASLTVGTPPTTVTADLRARYNTFVAGPVYRFNPDGRVEPFVRALFGATRVSTRFSTNVPAVPRIEDDATSFTFIGGGGLDVNLTQSKRVAFRLVSVDYQFIRDNRIADSQNGVRVSTGLIIRF, via the coding sequence ATGAAAAAACTGATCTGGCTTGCTTTTGCCGCTTTTTGCTTTAGCGCGGTGTCTTATGCGCAATCTACACCAAGTGGTCGAGCCGACGTGTACGGTACGTACACCTTTCAAAACAATCGTTCCAACGGTGATAGCCTCAATGCCAATGGTTTTAGCGTAGGAACGAATCTCTGGTTGACCAAAAGCTTTGGCATCAATGGTGAATACACCTTTGGTACGGGCAACCGCGACGCGAGCCTGACGGTCGGGACGCCACCCACCACGGTCACGGCTGATTTGCGCGCGCGCTACAACACCTTTGTGGCCGGCCCAGTGTATCGCTTCAACCCAGATGGTCGGGTGGAGCCGTTTGTCCGCGCCCTGTTCGGTGCAACGCGCGTGAGCACTCGGTTCTCGACAAATGTACCGGCGGTTCCACGAATTGAAGACGATGCCACCTCATTTACCTTCATTGGTGGCGGAGGACTCGACGTCAACCTCACACAGAGCAAGCGCGTCGCCTTTCGTCTAGTTTCGGTTGACTACCAGTTCATCAGAGACAACCGGATTGCTGACAGCCAGAATGGCGTTCGAGTTAGCACCGGACTGATCATCCGATTCTAG
- the mtnA gene encoding S-methyl-5-thioribose-1-phosphate isomerase: MNTIEWTPAGLCLLDQRVLPAEEVYRTYTTYEAVAEAIRSMVVRGAPAIGVAAAFGIALGVQSSVAAGENLPAAFERICQTLAATRPTAVNLFWAIDRMRRKFEQAVADRLAGDELAQALVAEAQAIQAEDVAVCRQIGRHGAALVPDGATVLTHCNAGALATAGYGTALGVIRAAVEAGKQVAVYADETRPFLQGARLTAWELMRDGIPVTLICDNMAGHFMKLGRISCVVVGADRIAANGDTANKIGTYMVAALAHRHRLPFYVAAPISTFDLTLETGAGIPIEDRAAQEVTHIGSHCIAPPNVAVANPAFDVTPHELITAIITERGVAYPPFTATLRQLVANA; this comes from the coding sequence ATGAACACCATTGAATGGACACCGGCTGGGCTGTGCCTGCTTGATCAGCGCGTGCTACCAGCCGAAGAGGTTTACCGCACCTACACAACCTACGAGGCAGTTGCGGAGGCTATTCGGAGCATGGTCGTGCGCGGCGCGCCGGCCATTGGGGTAGCAGCGGCTTTTGGGATTGCGTTGGGGGTTCAGTCGAGTGTTGCGGCGGGTGAGAACCTTCCGGCAGCTTTTGAGCGCATTTGCCAGACCCTTGCCGCCACGCGCCCGACAGCGGTCAACCTGTTTTGGGCAATTGACCGTATGCGACGCAAATTTGAACAGGCCGTGGCGGACCGTCTGGCCGGTGACGAACTGGCGCAGGCGCTGGTTGCTGAGGCCCAGGCCATCCAGGCGGAAGACGTTGCGGTCTGCCGTCAGATCGGTCGCCATGGGGCGGCATTGGTTCCAGACGGCGCGACCGTCCTGACGCACTGCAACGCCGGCGCCCTGGCAACGGCCGGCTACGGTACGGCGCTTGGCGTCATTCGCGCCGCCGTTGAAGCAGGCAAGCAAGTCGCCGTTTATGCTGACGAGACGCGCCCGTTCCTCCAGGGGGCGCGGCTCACCGCCTGGGAACTCATGCGCGATGGCATCCCCGTAACACTGATTTGCGATAACATGGCCGGCCATTTTATGAAGTTAGGTCGCATTAGCTGCGTCGTCGTGGGCGCTGACCGGATTGCCGCCAATGGCGATACGGCTAACAAGATCGGCACGTATATGGTTGCGGCGCTGGCGCACCGCCATCGCCTCCCGTTTTATGTGGCCGCGCCCATTTCGACGTTTGACCTGACGCTTGAAACCGGCGCTGGCATTCCTATCGAAGACCGCGCTGCCCAGGAAGTGACCCACATCGGTAGCCACTGCATTGCTCCCCCGAACGTTGCGGTGGCAAACCCGGCATTTGATGTGACTCCACACGAACTCATCACAGCTATCATCACCGAGCGTGGGGTAGCCTATCCACCTTTCACGGCAACGCTGCGCCAGCTTGTTGCCAACGCCTGA
- the nagZ gene encoding beta-N-acetylhexosaminidase, producing the protein MFPLEQKIGQLLFIGLPGPTLDADSQQLIKAIQPGGVILFARNLESPQQTAELNADIRRFSRVMPLVSIDQEGGRVDRLRQMAGPMPSAKQIAKADDAKLAFELGVVTADLLRPLGFNMNFAPVLDLDVAGDRPNGLEERCWGMSPLTVIRFAGTYLEGLQNHGILGCGKHFPGLGDTTVDSHHVLPTVERSEKQLLAEDLRVYSDLFGTLYTRVPAVMIAHASYPAFDGHGGIPASLSRNIVTDLLRKRMEFSGIAICDDLEMGAIQKTIEFSEAVVRAIEAGNDMLLVCSRPDLIREAQSALVRAVESGRIPRPRLEASIDRIAKIKAMVMAPQPYSAEAFRRATERLAAIHRAVGEASTLQESFL; encoded by the coding sequence ATGTTCCCGCTTGAACAAAAAATTGGGCAACTGCTGTTTATTGGATTACCCGGTCCGACGCTCGACGCTGACTCACAGCAACTGATCAAGGCAATTCAGCCAGGGGGCGTCATTCTGTTTGCGCGCAACCTCGAATCACCTCAGCAAACCGCCGAACTCAATGCCGACATCCGCCGTTTTAGTCGGGTGATGCCGCTCGTCTCGATTGATCAGGAAGGTGGACGGGTGGACCGTCTCCGCCAGATGGCAGGGCCAATGCCCTCAGCCAAGCAAATTGCCAAGGCTGACGATGCCAAGCTGGCTTTCGAGTTGGGGGTTGTGACGGCCGACTTACTCCGTCCGCTCGGCTTCAACATGAATTTCGCGCCGGTCCTCGATCTCGACGTTGCCGGTGACCGACCGAATGGTTTGGAAGAGCGGTGTTGGGGCATGAGTCCGTTGACGGTGATTCGCTTTGCCGGCACATACCTCGAGGGGCTGCAAAATCACGGCATTCTGGGTTGCGGCAAACACTTCCCAGGATTGGGCGATACGACGGTAGATTCGCATCATGTGCTGCCGACTGTCGAGCGTTCCGAAAAGCAACTCTTGGCTGAAGACTTGCGCGTGTATTCAGATTTATTTGGCACACTCTACACCCGCGTTCCGGCAGTCATGATTGCCCATGCCAGCTATCCGGCGTTTGATGGTCATGGTGGCATCCCGGCGTCGCTGTCGCGCAACATCGTGACCGACCTGCTACGCAAACGGATGGAATTCTCTGGCATCGCCATTTGTGATGACCTGGAGATGGGCGCAATTCAAAAGACCATCGAGTTTTCTGAAGCCGTGGTGCGGGCTATCGAAGCCGGCAATGACATGCTGCTCGTTTGCAGTCGTCCCGATTTGATCCGCGAGGCGCAATCGGCGCTCGTGCGGGCGGTCGAATCGGGACGTATTCCGCGTCCCAGGTTGGAGGCTTCGATTGACCGGATTGCCAAGATCAAGGCTATGGTCATGGCTCCGCAGCCCTACAGTGCCGAAGCCTTTCGCCGCGCAACGGAGCGATTGGCGGCCATCCATCGCGCGGTGGGTGAAGCTTCGACGCTGCAAGAAAGTTTTTTATGA
- the lptC gene encoding LPS export ABC transporter periplasmic protein LptC has protein sequence MTPTAQRWLRFLALTGVLVMTAYLVSYFVTRRTPPKRPSEARQNLTPDIEVVSSDFQYVHKEGNVTRLILQAKRDTAFVDGRHKLEGIELQSFDAQGQATGKLTADACDYDPTARVSDFRGHVVITTAQGLDVRTETLRYDREAETATTSDPVQFVRGRIRGEATGAQLDGKADRLVLEKAVRLTIAPEKPDQPTSVITSGRGEYLAPDKRIVLSGGASVTQRGDALSAQTLTAQLDEAQRLRRVEAQTAATLRSTEKNFSLTAQTLTFDFEPTGGLTRATGLGQALLRQQGETERREVSGDRMEATFTRGASASDITTAQATGNARLRIESLAATASAEQKVLEAGRLDVTFAPGGQVMQSASADGGAKLVTTPLAATPQSERKTIRAPRFDATFYPDGKVQTYVATGGVEVLVEPMQAGTNRLSRKTTSDRAEANFDPTRGDLTRIVQTGNVAFEEGPRQATAERATFIRERNVIELRGETKRPAVWDDTARAEARELDLSTSAREHVARGDVRTTYYDARQAGSAGMFGQPSAPVFVTSREARAEPQRAMFTGDARCWQGDSFVRGDRLELFKSDRRLTATGNVSTAFYRVARSTASRPEANRSASVEGQSPVFGTAQTFTYSDVERRARYTEQVKLVQGDATLTADAVDVELAARENRLERMTATGSVVIVQPGRRAVGDLARYTAADDRYVVTGNLARVEDAERGVSTAPEVSFAKSDGIVRASGGGRPQRVRTTYQSKP, from the coding sequence ATGACCCCTACCGCCCAACGCTGGCTGCGATTTCTTGCACTGACCGGCGTCCTGGTCATGACGGCCTACTTGGTATCGTACTTCGTGACGCGCCGGACGCCGCCGAAGCGTCCGAGTGAAGCGCGCCAGAACCTCACGCCGGATATTGAGGTCGTCTCAAGTGATTTTCAGTACGTTCACAAAGAAGGCAACGTGACCCGGCTGATTCTGCAAGCGAAACGGGATACCGCGTTTGTGGATGGGCGACACAAACTCGAAGGTATCGAGTTGCAATCCTTTGATGCGCAGGGGCAAGCAACGGGCAAGCTGACCGCTGACGCCTGTGATTATGACCCGACGGCGCGGGTGTCTGACTTTCGGGGCCATGTCGTCATCACGACAGCGCAGGGGTTGGACGTCAGGACCGAGACATTGCGTTACGACCGCGAAGCCGAAACTGCCACGACATCAGACCCGGTGCAGTTTGTTCGCGGGCGGATTCGTGGCGAAGCCACTGGCGCGCAACTCGATGGCAAGGCGGATCGGCTGGTGTTAGAGAAAGCCGTACGGCTGACCATCGCGCCTGAAAAGCCAGACCAACCGACTTCGGTCATCACGTCAGGCCGGGGCGAGTATTTGGCCCCAGACAAGCGGATTGTGCTGAGTGGTGGCGCAAGTGTCACACAACGCGGCGATGCCCTTTCCGCCCAAACCTTGACGGCGCAGCTCGACGAAGCGCAGCGCCTGCGCCGCGTCGAAGCGCAGACGGCGGCTACCTTGCGAAGCACGGAGAAGAACTTCAGCCTGACGGCGCAGACGCTCACGTTTGATTTCGAGCCGACGGGTGGGCTGACCCGCGCAACCGGCCTTGGGCAGGCGCTCCTGCGTCAGCAAGGTGAGACTGAGCGCCGTGAAGTGTCTGGTGACCGCATGGAAGCGACGTTTACCCGTGGCGCAAGCGCTAGTGACATCACCACCGCACAAGCGACAGGCAATGCCCGTCTGCGCATCGAGTCACTGGCTGCGACAGCTTCGGCCGAGCAAAAGGTGCTTGAAGCCGGCCGCTTGGACGTGACCTTTGCACCGGGTGGACAGGTGATGCAATCGGCGTCGGCCGATGGCGGGGCTAAGTTGGTGACGACGCCGCTTGCAGCAACGCCCCAGAGCGAGCGGAAGACCATTCGCGCCCCACGTTTCGATGCGACCTTTTACCCGGACGGCAAGGTACAAACCTATGTGGCGACAGGTGGGGTCGAAGTGCTGGTCGAGCCGATGCAAGCCGGGACGAACCGTCTGTCGCGCAAGACGACCAGTGACCGCGCGGAAGCCAACTTTGACCCTACTCGCGGCGACCTGACCCGCATCGTTCAAACCGGAAACGTCGCGTTTGAGGAAGGTCCGCGCCAGGCAACGGCCGAGCGGGCGACGTTCATTCGTGAGCGCAACGTCATCGAGTTGCGCGGCGAGACGAAGCGCCCTGCGGTCTGGGACGACACCGCGCGCGCTGAAGCCCGCGAACTCGACCTTTCAACCTCCGCGCGCGAGCATGTGGCGCGTGGGGATGTCCGAACGACCTACTACGACGCCCGTCAAGCCGGGAGCGCCGGGATGTTTGGGCAGCCCAGCGCCCCAGTTTTTGTGACTTCCCGCGAGGCTCGCGCCGAACCACAGCGCGCCATGTTCACGGGCGATGCGCGTTGTTGGCAGGGCGATAGTTTCGTGCGTGGGGATCGGCTGGAGTTGTTCAAAAGCGACCGCCGATTGACGGCGACCGGGAACGTTTCGACAGCTTTTTACCGGGTGGCCCGCTCAACGGCGAGCAGGCCCGAAGCCAATCGTTCAGCATCGGTGGAGGGTCAGTCGCCGGTCTTTGGCACGGCACAAACCTTTACGTACAGCGATGTTGAGCGCCGGGCGCGGTACACCGAACAGGTCAAGCTCGTGCAGGGTGATGCCACATTGACGGCGGATGCCGTGGATGTTGAACTCGCCGCCCGTGAAAATCGGCTCGAACGAATGACCGCCACCGGCAGTGTGGTCATCGTCCAGCCAGGACGCCGCGCCGTTGGCGATCTGGCGCGTTACACGGCGGCCGACGACCGCTATGTGGTGACCGGCAATCTGGCGCGGGTTGAGGATGCCGAACGCGGCGTATCAACCGCGCCAGAAGTCTCCTTCGCCAAGTCAGATGGCATTGTCCGCGCTTCGGGTGGTGGACGCCCACAGCGTGTCCGCACGACCTATCAGTCAAAACCATAG
- a CDS encoding AccI family restriction endonuclease encodes MPNVLATLHPFERSLSVSMEDISMTLQSISSIPWADFLLNPRRLRGSDFLMRWSQGVWSEKLLTQSVNATGRYFALPYGPSGTAPANDVQAFEQYFEQLEKAGLGRVKRPDLLIYRVEEKGNVESAVERLGGISKLPFTPEDNKNMKNLLATAVIAVECENSLWRAKQMPDYCSELKPQKRLNQRLGLKKTAVVPTIIIKNEDRKPLGDWQMNTNIPIHIWHAFFDKAYGISFDKANRLINEGSIEPTKQVFQAPGGAITEKIIYKIYHHYAYPLGKTVEEPTLVAKSITDKNGHILPYVHFEGGKFELSNEALQVLEISQRQHETNLPPEASEG; translated from the coding sequence ATGCCTAATGTGTTAGCTACATTGCACCCTTTTGAGCGCAGCTTATCGGTGTCAATGGAAGATATTTCCATGACACTTCAATCTATAAGTAGCATTCCTTGGGCTGACTTTCTGCTCAATCCTCGCCGTCTCCGAGGTAGCGACTTTCTCATGCGTTGGTCTCAAGGTGTGTGGAGTGAAAAACTTCTAACTCAATCCGTGAATGCGACGGGAAGGTATTTCGCTTTGCCCTACGGGCCGAGTGGAACTGCACCGGCCAATGATGTCCAGGCGTTTGAACAGTACTTTGAGCAGCTTGAGAAAGCTGGATTGGGCAGGGTCAAACGTCCTGACCTCCTAATCTACCGAGTTGAGGAAAAGGGAAATGTAGAATCAGCGGTTGAAAGACTCGGCGGAATTAGCAAGTTGCCCTTTACGCCTGAAGACAATAAGAATATGAAAAACCTGTTAGCAACTGCCGTTATTGCAGTGGAATGTGAGAACAGCCTTTGGCGAGCTAAACAAATGCCAGATTATTGTTCGGAACTCAAACCGCAGAAACGGCTTAACCAGCGTCTTGGGCTCAAGAAGACGGCAGTGGTTCCAACGATAATCATTAAGAATGAAGATAGGAAACCACTGGGCGATTGGCAGATGAATACAAACATCCCGATTCACATTTGGCATGCATTTTTTGACAAGGCCTATGGAATATCCTTTGACAAGGCAAACCGACTTATTAATGAGGGGAGCATTGAGCCTACTAAACAAGTGTTTCAAGCGCCTGGTGGTGCCATAACCGAGAAAATCATCTACAAGATATATCACCACTATGCCTATCCATTGGGGAAGACCGTCGAGGAACCAACATTGGTTGCCAAGTCCATTACGGACAAGAATGGACACATTCTTCCATACGTGCACTTTGAGGGCGGGAAGTTCGAACTGAGTAACGAGGCGTTGCAAGTTTTGGAAATCTCGCAGAGGCAACATGAGACCAATCTGCCACCAGAGGCTTCCGAAGGATAG
- a CDS encoding N-6 DNA methylase, producing the protein MRPICHQRLPKDRCEREALRQTGQFWTPDWVAEFMVAYALQDRPTWLLDPSVGTGVFFRAAKRYAAVNRLELTLFGRDVDPDMLAHAQTSGLDATDLRHVEIGDFVLNPPSEKFPAIVANPPYIRHHRLSASQKASLRDFARATIGRDIDGRAGFHVYFLLRSLCALKSGGRLAYIVSADICEGVFADTLWKWITSQYKLDAVITFSTDATPFPGVDTNALVFCIQNERPAERFAWVTCTCPDAAELVSLLSGRKLQEYKTVEVYERTLVEALSTGLSRAPAQAVTNRYTLGDFASVMRGIATGDNDFFFLTRRRAKELGIPESLLVKAVGRMRDIVGEDFSNEDVERLEDRGRPTRLLNVNGLSFDQLPVAVQKYLKEGEARGLDKKTLIRTRKPWYRMETRKSPPILFAYLGRRNARFIRNRAGVVPLTCLLCVYPKQADTAFVDRLWKVLSHPQTIGNLRAVGKSYGGGAIKVEPRALERLPLPDELVRAAGLDDYAKTVKPPTLFD; encoded by the coding sequence ATGAGACCAATCTGCCACCAGAGGCTTCCGAAGGATAGATGTGAACGGGAGGCGCTTCGCCAAACCGGGCAGTTTTGGACTCCGGATTGGGTTGCGGAGTTCATGGTCGCTTACGCGCTGCAAGACCGGCCAACTTGGCTGCTCGATCCCTCCGTCGGCACGGGCGTCTTTTTCCGCGCGGCAAAGCGCTACGCCGCCGTGAACCGTCTGGAGCTCACGCTCTTCGGACGAGACGTTGACCCGGACATGCTTGCGCATGCGCAGACATCAGGATTGGACGCCACCGACTTACGACATGTGGAAATCGGAGACTTCGTGCTCAATCCGCCATCTGAGAAGTTTCCGGCCATCGTTGCCAACCCGCCTTACATACGTCACCATCGCCTTTCGGCATCACAAAAGGCTTCCTTGCGTGACTTCGCGCGCGCGACCATCGGCAGAGACATTGATGGACGCGCCGGATTCCATGTCTATTTTCTCCTCAGATCCCTGTGCGCGCTCAAGTCTGGAGGGCGACTTGCTTACATTGTGTCCGCTGACATTTGTGAAGGTGTGTTTGCTGATACGTTGTGGAAATGGATAACCTCCCAATACAAGCTTGATGCTGTAATTACATTTTCCACGGATGCAACGCCGTTCCCCGGCGTGGACACCAACGCGCTCGTTTTCTGCATTCAAAACGAGCGACCGGCGGAACGCTTCGCTTGGGTAACGTGTACCTGTCCTGATGCTGCGGAATTGGTCTCTCTGCTGTCAGGACGGAAATTGCAGGAATACAAAACGGTGGAAGTGTATGAACGAACGCTCGTCGAGGCCCTTTCCACTGGACTGTCACGCGCGCCCGCTCAGGCTGTGACCAATCGGTACACGCTTGGCGACTTCGCCTCGGTTATGCGGGGCATTGCGACGGGCGACAATGATTTTTTCTTCCTGACGCGGCGGCGCGCGAAAGAACTTGGAATCCCTGAATCGCTGTTGGTCAAGGCGGTGGGGCGGATGCGGGACATTGTGGGGGAAGACTTCTCAAATGAAGATGTTGAGCGCCTTGAAGACCGCGGACGGCCGACCCGGCTGCTCAATGTCAACGGGTTATCCTTTGATCAGCTCCCCGTCGCTGTTCAGAAGTATTTGAAGGAAGGCGAGGCCCGCGGTCTGGATAAAAAAACGTTGATTCGGACCCGGAAGCCTTGGTACCGAATGGAGACCCGAAAAAGTCCCCCGATCCTGTTTGCCTATCTTGGAAGACGAAACGCACGCTTCATTAGAAACCGCGCCGGTGTCGTCCCGCTGACCTGCCTCTTGTGCGTCTATCCTAAACAAGCGGATACGGCGTTTGTTGACCGTTTGTGGAAGGTGCTGTCCCACCCGCAGACAATCGGCAATCTCCGTGCGGTGGGCAAGTCCTACGGAGGCGGCGCTATTAAGGTCGAACCTCGCGCGCTGGAGCGTCTGCCGTTGCCGGATGAACTGGTTCGCGCGGCAGGACTCGATGACTATGCAAAAACGGTGAAGCCGCCGACACTATTCGACTAA